The Leucobacter chromiiresistens genome has a window encoding:
- a CDS encoding M23 family metallopeptidase — MTGVIWPAVKPRVTEEAGTRNGTHTGIDLAAERGDPVLAPFDGTVVFVGGDGASGRLWLGDRWLYPNGQGRTVEIQRADGLISRVGHLEGYNVRVGDKVRAGDVTGYAGDSGYSTGVHIHWELRWDRAWNGGRWINPRSVAPTTFTAQQSLTTIHEEEDMLINLRGKTGSHKAGLYLFKGGKATYRGKKQSGFPTLSDLTIIAGLFKEYKLS; from the coding sequence ATGACTGGAGTCATCTGGCCTGCGGTCAAGCCGCGAGTCACCGAAGAAGCCGGCACCCGCAACGGCACTCACACGGGCATCGATCTCGCTGCCGAGCGCGGAGATCCGGTCCTTGCACCGTTTGACGGGACCGTCGTGTTTGTCGGCGGAGACGGCGCATCCGGTCGCCTCTGGCTCGGTGATCGGTGGCTGTACCCCAACGGGCAAGGCCGCACGGTCGAAATCCAACGCGCGGACGGGCTCATCTCCCGTGTCGGCCACCTCGAGGGATACAACGTGCGCGTGGGCGACAAGGTGCGCGCCGGCGACGTCACCGGGTACGCGGGTGACTCCGGTTACTCGACCGGCGTGCACATCCACTGGGAGCTGCGCTGGGACCGCGCATGGAACGGCGGCCGCTGGATCAACCCGCGCAGCGTCGCACCCACGACGTTCACCGCACAACAGTCACTCACCACGATTCACGAGGAGGAAGACATGCTCATCAATCTGCGAGGCAAGACGGGCTCACACAAGGCCGGGCTCTACCTGTTCAAGGGTGGCAAGGCCACGTACCGAGGGAAGAAGCAGAGCGGTTTCCCGACGCTGAGCGACCTGACGATCATCGCCGGTCTGTTCAAGGAGTACAAGCTCTCATGA
- a CDS encoding DUF2510 domain-containing protein → MADIAAGWYDDGSGRQRWWDGSAWTDQFAEEQPAAPERSSAMQKAASQMQSFGRKMTNKHDLSGDEDAIWTAVGKPLTGIGGGRYKLTAEYLIFEVGTLSSRGQQIRTREIFDVDSSQTMAQKARGVGNITLQARRESGEEKVTLQDITNFREGVNIINRVSDEARHSHSLRERTSHSTVSYNGQPHSTSAPPAAAPPVTTVAEASGASDLNSELERLAALKAQGVLDDEEFKAAKRKLLGL, encoded by the coding sequence ATGGCGGACATTGCTGCAGGTTGGTACGACGACGGCTCGGGACGACAGCGCTGGTGGGACGGATCGGCATGGACCGATCAGTTCGCTGAGGAGCAGCCCGCCGCTCCTGAACGCTCGAGCGCCATGCAGAAGGCCGCGTCCCAGATGCAGTCATTTGGTCGCAAAATGACGAACAAACACGACCTCAGTGGCGATGAGGATGCGATCTGGACGGCAGTGGGCAAGCCGCTCACTGGGATTGGCGGCGGACGTTACAAGCTCACCGCAGAATACCTGATCTTCGAGGTCGGCACGCTCTCGTCGCGCGGCCAGCAGATTCGTACACGCGAGATCTTCGATGTTGATTCCTCGCAGACGATGGCGCAAAAGGCCCGAGGCGTAGGGAACATCACCCTTCAGGCCCGACGAGAGTCTGGCGAGGAGAAGGTCACCCTGCAGGACATCACGAACTTCCGGGAGGGCGTGAACATCATCAACCGCGTCTCCGATGAAGCCAGGCATTCGCATAGCCTGCGGGAGCGCACCTCACACTCAACGGTCTCCTACAATGGTCAGCCGCATTCCACTTCAGCCCCGCCGGCCGCCGCGCCTCCCGTCACGACCGTGGCCGAGGCATCAGGCGCGAGTGATCTGAACAGCGAACTCGAGCGTCTCGCAGCCCTCAAGGCGCAAGGCGTTCTCGACGATGAGGAGTTCAAAGCTGCGAAGCGGAAGCTGCTCGGTCTCTAG